The following are from one region of the Halarcobacter sp. genome:
- a CDS encoding YbjQ family protein, translating into MIITNIETVPNKEIIEHFGVVSGSTVRAKHLGRDFMAGLKNIFGGELKGYTELLSESRDESINRMIEQAHSLGANAIVNVRFSTSTVAAGAAELYVYGTAVKVV; encoded by the coding sequence ATGATAATAACAAATATTGAAACTGTTCCAAATAAAGAAATTATAGAACACTTTGGTGTTGTTTCAGGTTCAACTGTGCGAGCAAAACATCTTGGAAGAGATTTTATGGCTGGTTTAAAAAATATTTTTGGTGGTGAATTAAAAGGCTATACTGAATTATTAAGTGAATCTAGAGATGAATCAATAAATAGGATGATAGAACAAGCCCACTCATTGGGTGCAAATGCAATAGTTAATGTAAGGTTTTCTACCTCAACAGTTGCGGCAGGTGCTGCAGAACTATATGTATATGGGACAGCTGTAAAGGTTGTATAA
- a CDS encoding M48 family metallopeptidase codes for MEQLFIVKYNAKIPNTSVNVTQESFLLKTFKLGVSLAILATLFYLLISLTVNFIVSHLSTEQEKKLLNFITYDIDLNGKEDKHLSEIKNKLASCTNIPYKTKIFISSEDNIANAYALPGGSIYITQKLMDELKSESELIFIIAHELSHFKNKDHLKGLGNSLFFASIGLILGEEYSSLLNYTIGIGGAKYSQNNEIAADKSGLELMQCAYDSVSGATNLFERMGKNEKKWKYFLASHPDFHKRIEEMKKVIKEQNMNSSKTISF; via the coding sequence ATGGAACAGCTATTTATCGTGAAATATAATGCTAAAATTCCCAATACAAGTGTAAATGTTACACAAGAGAGTTTTCTATTAAAAACTTTTAAATTGGGCGTATCACTAGCTATATTAGCTACTTTATTTTATCTTTTAATTTCATTGACAGTTAATTTTATAGTTTCTCATTTATCCACAGAACAAGAGAAAAAACTTTTAAATTTTATCACTTACGATATTGATTTAAATGGAAAGGAAGATAAACACCTAAGTGAAATTAAAAATAAGCTTGCAAGTTGTACAAATATCCCTTATAAAACTAAAATTTTTATAAGTTCTGAAGACAATATTGCAAATGCTTATGCCTTACCTGGAGGTTCAATTTATATTACACAAAAATTGATGGATGAACTTAAAAGTGAAAGTGAACTAATCTTTATAATTGCCCATGAGTTATCCCATTTTAAAAATAAAGATCACCTAAAAGGTTTAGGAAATTCACTTTTTTTTGCCTCTATAGGATTAATATTGGGTGAAGAGTATAGCAGTTTATTAAACTATACTATTGGAATTGGAGGAGCTAAATATTCTCAAAATAATGAAATAGCTGCTGATAAATCAGGTTTAGAACTTATGCAATGTGCTTATGATTCAGTATCTGGAGCAACAAATCTTTTTGAAAGAATGGGAAAAAATGAAAAAAAATGGAAATATTTTTTAGCATCGCATCCTGATTTTCATAAA
- a CDS encoding heavy metal-binding domain-containing protein — protein MYDLIIFLILLIMGYLFGTLAERRHYKSIKKREQEFISLPTIMLKKPLNNENIIDSKLVNGSVVISIDFFKKFVAALINIFGGNISTYETLVDRARREAILRMKENATNANEIINIRIETSSISKNSKAIGTVEVLAYGTAIYREI, from the coding sequence ATGTATGATTTGATAATTTTTTTAATATTATTGATTATGGGTTACCTATTTGGTACTTTAGCCGAAAGAAGACATTATAAATCAATAAAAAAAAGAGAACAAGAGTTTATATCTTTACCAACAATTATGCTCAAAAAGCCACTAAACAATGAAAATATAATAGATTCAAAACTAGTTAATGGAAGTGTTGTTATATCTATAGATTTTTTTAAAAAATTTGTAGCAGCACTAATAAATATTTTTGGTGGAAATATTTCAACTTATGAAACACTTGTTGATAGAGCAAGAAGAGAAGCAATCTTAAGGATGAAAGAGAATGCAACTAATGCAAATGAAATAATAAATATAAGAATTGAAACTAGTTCAATCTCTAAAAATTCTAAAGCTATAGGTACAGTTGAAGTACTTGCATATGGAACAGCTATTTATCGTGAAATATAA
- a CDS encoding protein adenylyltransferase SelO family protein, with amino-acid sequence MKENIQTFDELAKYTNYSFIESLNSDPEEAFNSDNKFPREVFSGHYVSVEPTAIKEPIYISHSKDFFEELGFDEKLIESEDFIKMFSGDISNQSEQIRDKGWATGYALSIYGTEYYAQCPFQTGNGYGDGRAISVLEAVLNGKRWEFQLKGAGRTPYCRGADGRAVLRSSVREFLAQEHMHSLGIPTSRSLTLFTSKKEQVSRPWFRDNSYSKDPELMIEEDVAITTRVAPSFIRVGQLELFGRRARKNEYQDAKKELEMLVLHLIEREYKELISQELNLEEKVLLLAKNYQDRLSSLVANWIRVGYCQGNFNSDNCAAGGFTLDYGPFGFIDMFDPNYQPWTGGGMHFSFFNQPQAAQKNFKSFCSALKPLLDVDSLKKLENIENDFVNIMQSKIEKMWASKLGLDKFDFELFNELINLLMETPIDYTIFFRELSNLPEDINEISNAFYDNSFEKENIKSAWNKWLENWKENLDKDLETISKNMKRINPKYTLREWHLVKAYQDAENGNYELIQELQEIMTKPYEEQTKEIEEKYYRKKPTDFFGIAGISHVSCSS; translated from the coding sequence ATGAAAGAAAATATACAAACATTTGATGAACTTGCAAAATATACTAACTATTCTTTTATAGAAAGCCTAAATAGTGACCCTGAAGAAGCGTTTAATTCAGATAACAAATTTCCTAGAGAGGTTTTTTCTGGACACTACGTTAGTGTAGAACCAACTGCAATAAAAGAGCCAATATATATTTCTCATAGTAAAGATTTTTTTGAAGAATTGGGTTTTGATGAAAAGTTGATTGAATCAGAAGATTTTATAAAAATGTTTTCTGGTGATATTTCAAATCAGTCTGAACAAATAAGAGATAAAGGTTGGGCAACAGGATATGCACTTTCTATTTATGGTACAGAATATTATGCCCAATGCCCTTTTCAAACAGGAAATGGTTATGGAGATGGAAGAGCAATTTCAGTTTTGGAAGCAGTTTTAAATGGTAAAAGATGGGAATTTCAACTAAAAGGAGCAGGTAGAACTCCATATTGTAGAGGTGCAGATGGACGTGCAGTTTTAAGATCAAGTGTGAGGGAGTTTTTAGCCCAAGAGCATATGCACTCTCTTGGCATTCCAACATCAAGATCTTTAACTTTATTTACCTCTAAAAAAGAGCAAGTAAGTAGACCTTGGTTTAGAGATAATTCTTATTCAAAAGACCCTGAACTTATGATAGAAGAGGATGTAGCAATCACCACAAGAGTTGCTCCATCTTTTATAAGAGTTGGACAACTTGAACTTTTTGGAAGACGTGCTAGAAAAAACGAATATCAAGATGCAAAAAAAGAGTTGGAGATGCTTGTATTGCATCTAATTGAAAGGGAATATAAAGAGCTAATAAGTCAAGAATTAAATCTAGAAGAAAAAGTATTACTTCTAGCAAAAAACTATCAAGACAGGCTAAGTTCATTAGTAGCAAACTGGATAAGAGTAGGATATTGTCAAGGAAACTTCAACAGTGATAACTGCGCAGCAGGTGGCTTTACTTTAGACTATGGACCTTTTGGTTTTATAGATATGTTTGACCCAAATTACCAACCATGGACTGGTGGTGGTATGCACTTTTCATTTTTCAATCAACCCCAAGCAGCACAAAAAAACTTTAAATCCTTTTGTAGTGCTTTAAAACCATTACTTGATGTAGATAGTTTAAAAAAGTTAGAAAATATTGAAAATGATTTTGTAAATATAATGCAATCAAAAATAGAAAAAATGTGGGCTTCAAAACTAGGACTTGACAAGTTTGATTTTGAACTATTTAATGAACTAATCAATCTTTTGATGGAAACACCTATTGACTATACAATATTTTTTAGGGAGTTATCAAATTTACCTGAAGATATAAATGAGATATCAAATGCTTTTTATGATAATAGTTTTGAAAAAGAGAATATAAAATCAGCATGGAATAAGTGGCTTGAAAACTGGAAAGAGAACTTAGATAAGGATTTAGAAACTATTTCAAAAAATATGAAAAGAATAAATCCAAAATATACTTTAAGAGAGTGGCATTTAGTAAAAGCTTATCAAGATGCAGAAAATGGAAACTATGAATTAATCCAAGAATTACAAGAGATTATGACAAAGCCATATGAGGAACAAACAAAAGAGATAGAAGAGAAATATTATAGAAAAAAACCAACAGATTTTTTCGGAATTGCAGGAATTTCACATGTAAGTTGCTCTTCTTAA
- a CDS encoding redoxin domain-containing protein, with the protein MNEKIKKYIKEIVKYTIFAIIALNIISYYKSQDLNKENLPYDAFKFINDKSYTLNKEKPTLVYFWATWCPICKLQSPTIEELSKDYQVITIASQSGTKEEIQKYLEENNLSFNVVDDTYNDFAYRFNVKAYPTTLIYDKNKNLKFTDVGYTSSFNLKLKLWWSE; encoded by the coding sequence ATGAATGAAAAAATAAAAAAATATATAAAAGAGATAGTTAAATACACAATTTTTGCAATAATAGCTTTAAATATAATAAGCTACTATAAATCGCAAGATTTAAATAAAGAGAATCTTCCCTATGATGCTTTTAAATTTATTAATGATAAAAGTTATACTCTAAATAAAGAAAAACCTACATTGGTTTATTTTTGGGCAACTTGGTGTCCTATTTGTAAACTACAATCTCCAACAATAGAAGAGTTATCAAAAGATTATCAAGTTATTACAATAGCTAGTCAATCAGGAACAAAAGAGGAGATTCAAAAATATCTAGAAGAAAATAATCTAAGCTTTAATGTTGTTGATGATACTTATAATGACTTTGCATACCGATTCAATGTAAAAGCTTACCCAACAACACTAATTTATGATAAAAATAAAAATCTAAAATTTACTGATGTTGGATATACTTCAAGTTTTAATCTAAAACTAAAATTATGGTGGAGTGAGTAA